The sequence below is a genomic window from Candidatus Acidulodesulfobacterium acidiphilum.
AATAATAAAACTTGAAACATTAAAACAAATGGGAAAAATTAATGGAAACTTGGTTTTTTGAGAATCAGACCGGCAATTTTGGAATAAAAATTAGGGTTGAATCTATATTGTTTCATGAATTTTCGGATTATCAGGAGATTGCGGTTTACGATACTTTGGAATTTGGCAGGGTGCTTGTTTTAGATAAGGCGGTTATGTTTTCGGATAAAAACGAGTTTGTATATCATGAAATGCTTGGTCTTGTCCCTTTATTTTCGCATAAAAAACCTGAAAGAATTCTTATAATAGGCGGCGGCGACGGCGGCGTAGTCAGGGAATGCCTCAAAAATCCTTTCGTTAAACACATAGACCTTGTTGAAATAGATAAAAAAGTAATCGACGTTTCCAAAAAATTTTTTCCTGAAATCGCCTGCAAACTTGACGACAAAAGGGTAAGAATACTGGCGGAAGACGGAATAGCATTTGTAAAAAGAGTTAATTCCGGCGGCAGGGAAGACGAAAAGTACGATGTTATACTTATAGATTCTACCGACCCCGTCGGTCCGGCTGAAGGGTTGTTTAGGCGCGATTTTTACGAAGCTGCTTCCGGTTCTCTGAAAACCGACGGAATATTTGCGGCGCAGACGGAATCTCCATTTTTTAATAAAAATTTAATTAAAGACGTAGGAAAAATTATAAGGGAAATTTATGAAAAATCATCGCTTTATCTGGCTTCTATACCGGTTTATCCCAGCGGTTTATGGAGTTTTACGGCAGGCTCCAAAAAATATGATACTAAAGTTATAAACGAAAGTTACGATAATTTTGATTTTGCGGGTCTTGAGACTGATTTAAAATACTATTCCCGCGAAATACATTCCGCCTCTTTCATTTTACCTAACTTTATAAAGGAGATATTAAAATAAAAAAATTATATGATAGAAACCAACTTATCGAAAACTTCTTCATTTTTTAATTCGGCGGATTCTTATGAAAAGTCAGACTTAATTCTTCTCGGCGTTCCTATGGATTATACCGCAAGCAATATTCCCGGTTCAAGGTTTGCTCCTAAAAGAGTAAGGGAGTTGTCTTATACGTTAGAAAATTACAGTCCTTTTTTTGACGATTTCATAGACGAAAAGTTTTATGACGCGGGAGATATAGTTCTGCCATGGGGCAATACCGATAAAAGCATTAAATTTATAGGAGAAACTGCAAAAGGAATTCTATCCGACGGAAAAAAAATAGTAAGTATCGGAGGCGACCATTTGATTACTTATCCGGTAGTAAAAGAGTATGCCGAAAAATATAAAGATTTAGTGGTTCTGCAGTTTGACGCCCATACCGATTTAAGGGAAGAGTGGAATAACGAAAAATATTCGCACGCCACGGTTCTAAAACTTATTCACGATATTATCAAAAAAGGCAACCTTTATCAGTTCGGAATTCGTTCAGGCTCTAAAGAAGAATTCGATTTTGCTAAAAAACATTGCCATATATATAAAAACGACGTTTACGAACCTCTAAAAAAAGTTTTGGGCAATTTGTCTAATAAAGACGTTTATATTACTATAGATATAGACGTTCTAGACCCGGCGTTTGCGCCTGGAACCGGATACATAGAAGCCGGCGGAATATCGTCTAAAGAGCTTTTGGATTCCGTATCCCTTCTGCTGTCGGAATCAAATGTAAATATAGTAGGGGCGGACGTGGTAGAAGTTTGTCCTCCTACCGATAATTCGGACAGGACTTCGGCTATTGCGGCAAAACTTTTGAGGGAAATAATTATCGGAATGGCTAAAAATAAAAAATGAAATAAAAATAAAAAATCAACGGACAAATAAATTTAAGCAATAAATATTAAATAAGGCAAATTATTATACATTATTAAACAAACAAGTAAAACGGAGGTAATAACAGTGTTTGAAACACCCGATATATATACTCTGGCGGCAGGTACGTCGGAGGGAACTTCAAAATTGGGGGCATTCGATAATGCCATTTTAAAAGCGGGAGTCGGCAATACCAATTTAATAAAACTCAGTTCTATTCTTCCGCCGAAAGCGGTTTATAAAGAAAAAATAGTATATCCGAGAGGAGTGTTGGTTCCTATAGCATACGGCGCTATTACCAGCGATAAAAAAGGAGAAACAATTGCCGCCGCTGTGGCGATAGCCGTTTCCGTAGAAGACGGATTCGGAGTTATAATGGAATTTTCCGGCGTAACTTCAGCTAAAAATGCCGAGGAAACCGTTAGAAAGATGGCGGAAGACGCAATGAAGCACAGGAATATAGGAATTAAAGAGATAGTTTCTAAAAGCTCGGAGCATACCGTAGAAAATTTTGGATGCGCATTTGCTTCGGTTCCTATGTGGTATTCCAAACTGATATGATATAATAAGTTCGCATACATAATGCTTTGTTCTTTCGTCGATTAATTATATTCGATTAAGCATCTTAAGATAATTAAACAATGGGGGATTAAGGCGCGGCAAAATCGGCACTTCGCGTTTGTTTGAACGCGCGTTGCCGGCATATGTCCGCGCCTTAAAAAAAACAGTGAATAAAACCTTTATAATTTCGACGTTTTTCGGTTTAATATTTGTCGTCGTTTTAGTAGTTTTAGTAGGTCCTAAAAATATAATTCAGATGATTGACCGCCTGAATTATGTCGATTTTATTATTTTATTTTTTCTTTCTTATCTTGCGCTTTTTTTGTCGGCTCTTTCATTTAATAACGCTTTAAACGTATACGATTCTAAAATAGGTTTAATAGATATTTTAAATATAAAGCTTATAGGATACAGCGCGAATTATATAGCGCCTTCAGGTATTTTTGCGGGTTTTATAGGCGGAGACGCCATAATGGCGCTGATGATTAAAAAAAAGACGTCGCTTGATTTTAAAAGGGGTTTTTCCGCCGGTCTTGCCGCAAAGGTTATAGAATTTGCAATATTTCTTTTATTTATTTATCTTGGGCTTATATTAGGGTTTAAGTACTTTTATCTGCCGCCGGAAATATGGTAT
It includes:
- a CDS encoding polyamine aminopropyltransferase — its product is METWFFENQTGNFGIKIRVESILFHEFSDYQEIAVYDTLEFGRVLVLDKAVMFSDKNEFVYHEMLGLVPLFSHKKPERILIIGGGDGGVVRECLKNPFVKHIDLVEIDKKVIDVSKKFFPEIACKLDDKRVRILAEDGIAFVKRVNSGGREDEKYDVILIDSTDPVGPAEGLFRRDFYEAASGSLKTDGIFAAQTESPFFNKNLIKDVGKIIREIYEKSSLYLASIPVYPSGLWSFTAGSKKYDTKVINESYDNFDFAGLETDLKYYSREIHSASFILPNFIKEILK
- the speB gene encoding agmatinase, giving the protein MIETNLSKTSSFFNSADSYEKSDLILLGVPMDYTASNIPGSRFAPKRVRELSYTLENYSPFFDDFIDEKFYDAGDIVLPWGNTDKSIKFIGETAKGILSDGKKIVSIGGDHLITYPVVKEYAEKYKDLVVLQFDAHTDLREEWNNEKYSHATVLKLIHDIIKKGNLYQFGIRSGSKEEFDFAKKHCHIYKNDVYEPLKKVLGNLSNKDVYITIDIDVLDPAFAPGTGYIEAGGISSKELLDSVSLLLSESNVNIVGADVVEVCPPTDNSDRTSAIAAKLLREIIIGMAKNKK
- a CDS encoding arginine decarboxylase, pyruvoyl-dependent, encoding MFETPDIYTLAAGTSEGTSKLGAFDNAILKAGVGNTNLIKLSSILPPKAVYKEKIVYPRGVLVPIAYGAITSDKKGETIAAAVAIAVSVEDGFGVIMEFSGVTSAKNAEETVRKMAEDAMKHRNIGIKEIVSKSSEHTVENFGCAFASVPMWYSKLI